From a region of the Panicum virgatum strain AP13 chromosome 2K, P.virgatum_v5, whole genome shotgun sequence genome:
- the LOC120696075 gene encoding transmembrane protein 45B-like: protein MGTLVGHVAPGAGFLLIGLWQLFSHTRLFLLRPGSYTAPVWFPARGVRHLELILIIVGTVISILMELVIGPAKHQPFDDDGTIPSDHLHNFEHASISLALLVFAAVTIHLDRAWAPMRDAVSQLVAAAAFAQQLLIFHLHSADHMGVEGQFHWLLQTVIAVTLATTLLGIPCPRSFTVSLVRSASLVFQGVWFIVMGVMLWTPALIPKGCFLNLEEGHDVVRCRTDEALDRAKSLVNLQFSWYLTGTVVFVVLFYLHMAKLYPEEPQYLPLVKGGGGDSDSRFSIGDDHDDEDDLEASKRGFGHVVSGAKPVEIER, encoded by the coding sequence ATGGGCACCCTCGTCGGGCACGTCGCTCCGGGCGCCGGCTTCCTCCTCATCGGCCTGTGGCAGCTGTTCAGCCACACCCGCCTCTTCCTGCTGCGGCCGGGCTCGTACACGGCGCCGGTCTGGTTCCCGGCGCGCGGCGTGCGCCACCTCGAGCTCATACTCATCATCGTCGGCACGGTGATCTCCATCCTGATGGAGCTCGTCATCGGCCCCGCGAAGCACCAGCCGTTCGACGACGACGGCACCATCCCGTCCGACCACTTGCACAACTTCGAGCACGCGTCCATCTCGCTGGCGCTGCTCGTCTTCGCCGCGGTCACCATCCACCTCGACCGGGCGTGGGCGCCGATGCGGGACGCCGTGTCGCAGCtggtggccgccgcggcgttCGCGCAGCAGCTGCTCATCTTCCACCTCCACTCGGCGGACCACATGGGCGTGGAGGGCCAGTTCCACTGGCTGCTGCAGACCGTCATCGCCGTCACGCTCGCCACCACGCTGCTCGGGATCCCCTGCCCGCGGAGCTTCACGGTGAGCCTGGTCCGGTCGGCGAGCCTCGTGTTCCAGGGCGTCTGGTTCATCGTCATGGGGGTAATGCTCTGGACGCCCGCGCTCATCCCCAAGGGATGCTTCCTCAACCTCGAGGAAGGCCACGACGTGGTCCGGTGCCGCACCGACGAGGCGCTCGACCGCGCCAAGTCGCTCGTGAACCTGCAGTTCAGCTGGTACCTCACCGGCACCGTGGTGTTCGTCGTCCTGTTCTACCTCCACATGGCTAAGCTCTACCCGGAGGAGCCGCAGTACTTGCCGCTGgtaaagggcggcggcggcgacagcgacAGCCGGTTCAGCATCGGAGATGAccacgacgacgaggacgacctCGAGGCCTCCAAGCGTGGCTTCGGGCACGTGGTGAGCGGCGCAAAGCCTGTCGAAATCGAGAGGTGA